The DNA segment AGGAAAACCAAATTTTGCTTCATTTGAAACTTTGCAACTATTTCttcaatcaaaaataaaataaaaagtaaaattaaccGTAAACAACTCTTTTCCAAGTAAAAATGCAAATCGATGTTcattttgtatattaaaatactacattcagatggatcatctatctgaattttttaaaacttatctTAAATTTTCACTCAAATGAGAAAGAATCTTGATGGTGTTTCTCGATGCAGATGCAtctaatttatttcaaaatgacaaataacaaaaataacctttaaaatcaaaataattttttcaataCCAAAATCCTAATTCTTTTCAGATACATTTTTCTGTCAAAAACCGAAAATAcattttctcgtcaaaaccgcaaaacacatttttccaccaaaaccgcaaaaatgcacTTCACAACAAAAAGCGTAAAAACACAAATTTTCATAAAACACACTTTTCggccaaaaccctaaaaatgaactttttttgtcaaaaacgTAAAAATGTACTTTTCCACCAAAACAGTAAAAGAACacttcccgccaaaaccgtaaaatcgcacaaaaaccaaaaaaatacttttccgcaaaaatcgcaaaaacgtattttctcaccaaaatcgcaaaaatacacttttggccaaaaccgcaaaaagtattctcgccaaaactgcaaaaaagtattttctggtgaaaaaaatattttaccgtcataacctgaaaacatactttttcgtcaaaaacacattttttccgcaaaaccacaaaaaaaaacatttcccgccaaaactgcaaaaaatacatttttcaccCAAACTTGCAAAAACgtatattttcttcaaaatcgcaaaaatgcACTTTTCGGCTAAACTTGTTAAAACACACTTTTTGTCAGAATTGTAAAAATGcgctttttcgtaaaaacggtaAAATGCATTTTTCGTAAAATCTGCAAAAACGCACtatcccgccaaaaccgtaaaaacacAGTGTTCTGTCAAAAACTGTAAAAACACAGTGTTCTGTCAAAAACTGTAAAAACACAGTTTTTAacaaaaaactccaaaaatgcAGTTTTCTGTCAAAAACTGCAAAAATGCAGTTTTctgccaaaactgtaaaaacgTATGTttcgccaaaaccataaaacatTATTTCTCATCAAAACCATAGAAACACATTTTCCagcaaaatcgtaaaaacgttattttcccgcaaaaaaaatgtaaaacaaatctatttttatcattttattaacaagtctaCTTCGATGCAGatgcaagttaaaaaaaaaagaaacaaacaaacataattGTATTCAGATGATTCAATCTGGATACATAAACGAAATACAAAATCGAATAACACAGATATAGCATCTCGATAGGATATCTAGATGCATTTTCCAGATGTCCAAACGAAGATGTCCAAACGAGAAGCCCAAAGTAAAATTgtaaagtttcatctttttgcGAAGGAAGTGAGCAAAAAATGCAAATCCGAGTCCAAAAATAGGAGGCGTCGATCTAGGAGGGGAAAGTAGCTGTGTGACCTACCTCTAgcttaaataaatatatcatctctctctctctctccccctccCGTTCCGTTCGCTTCACTTGACCCTTGACGTTGACGTACCATTTTTTCCTCAatgttctcttctcttttttcactcctctctctctctcatgaattatttatttttgcaatttggcaatatcaaaaacaaattaaaaataaaaaaatctcttaAGACAGAGTCTGATCGGTGTTTGATAAGACACTGACAGCACTTTAACGGGATTCTTCAAAAGTTCtactcttctcttttcttttgctttctttCTCTTCCAATCGCAAATAAACCCTAACTTTAtctttcattctcttttttctctctcaAGATTGTATCATGAACGATCCTAAAGATCCCGATCTGAGCGACGACTCAGCTTGGAGAGAACTCACAGCTTCAGATTCTGACTTCTTCTACAGAGACACTTCCACCATCCTCTCTGAGTTCGCCTGGAACCTCCACGCTTCCTCTAGCTTTACACAAACCGCCGGTGTCCCATCttccatcaccaccaccacctcaaAGACTGATCAGCCCATTCCAACATCTTCCGGTTCCTCATCAGCCGCCGCTTCTGTTACCGTTACAGAGGTTTCAACTAACATCAACAATCCTTCGACCGCCACCTCTAGCTCAAGCGAAGATCCAACTGAAAACTCAACCGCCTCCGCCGCGAAAACACCGGAGACACCGtgagtttcttttctttttcaaaataagGGATGAGACGAGAAACACGTGGGTTTTTTTTTCAGGGGTCCGATCGTAATTTACTCAACatgttggtggtggtggtggtcggGAGAGTTTTTTAACATAGGGTCAAAGCCATCAAAACGAATTAAAAACACAAttcttcttcattattgttGCCACCGCTAGAAAATGGATTCGTCCGTACAAATAATTAAGCAGAGTCATCATCAGTAAGATGAATCGTCGGTGACAGTTTAGAGAGGAAAAAATAATGATGAACACAGCGCCGCTATTGCGGCTATGTGATGTTAGCGTGCACTCTACATCTCCTTTTTGCATCCTCCTCGTCTTTgcttttattaaactaatgttAGGTCAAAAAGTGTCTCACGTTTTAATGATGTTATCGAATACTTGCATACATAGCAAAGTGTTAAAGAAAAGCCctgaattattttaaaattcatgtctCGTAAACTGTGAGGACATCACTACCCTAACTGATATGTAGGGTTTGGAGTCCACGATCGAAAACTAAATGATTGCAGATGAGTATGATTTTACATCGTTATAGCAATGTAAAATGGATGCTCATGATTCTGCGTTTTAAACTCAATAAACGATTAGTTCAATGAAAGTTACTAGAACTTTAAGGAAAAGAAGTTAATGAAAGTATTACTATTAAATATCTTTTTCTGTGTCGTTTTTGTTTGAGTCGGTTTGTAATCAAATTCCTAATTCACGGTTCCGGGTTGATATATAATATTCAagttaaaagcaaaaaaatctttttttgtggTAGTTTGACTGGGAGTGTGGTGGCGCTAGCTTTACAGTATCATTGTTTTTGACGGATTGATTAGTTATTCTGTAATTTCTGCAGCATGGTGATATGTTAATAATCTTTTGATGTTTCTTTTTagaaagaaggagaagaagaaggcgcAAAAGCGAATCAGGCAACAAAGATTCGCATTCATGACCAAGAGTGATGTAGATAATCTTGAAGATGGATATCGTTGGCGTAAATATGGACAGAAAGCTGTCAAGAATAGCTCATTCCCTAGGTCTCCTAGCtatcatcactttcttctcaTTATCTTAACTTCTCTAGCCAATGacttttagtaatatatattatCTGCAAAAGGaaagttacatatatatatacatggtaCATCAGAGATcatcaaacatttttttattgctGTTTATATGTAGGAGCTACTATAGATGCACGAACAGCAGATGCACGGTGAAGAAGAGAGTGGAACGATCATCTGAAGATCCATCGATAGTGATCACAACATACGAAGGACAACATTGCCACCAAACCGTTGGATTCCCTCGAGGCGGAATCTTCCCAGCTCACGACCCTCATAATTTCACATCCCATCATCATCTCCCTCCTCCATTGCTAAATCCTTATTATTACCAAGAACTCCTTCATCAACTTCACAGTGAAAATACTTCTTCACTGCAATTACCTCAATCTACTACTGAAGACGGACATGTTGCAGTGTCGTCTATTAATCAACCAGAAGAAGGTTTACTTGGTGATATTGTACCTCAAACCATGCGCAATCCTTGAGGtaaatctcatatatatatatatatatatttgagtttGTTAATTAATGTTCATCTATATAGGATTAGAAGTGAATtctataaatagataaaatgatatttattttggttcccaagggtttaaaacttttaatgGACCACAAAGGCATAAAAGGGTTACTTTTTCTAGTCCGAAACTCAAAACCCAAATCAAGAGATATCTTAAGTGGGAAAAATATCCCATGCTTTGACAGAAGCAAATCTAGCTGTTGTAGTGATGTAGATGTACTGATGAATATAAATGAGAATCAATAACGTGTTTGTCTAATCACTGATGATGCACCATCATCTCTCTTTTCGAATAATTTAGATCACTTGATAGATATGTAGGCCAGTCCCTTTTCAGAACGCATAAAAGTTGGATGATGCATATATAATAAATGGCTGGTTGCCTCTCTCtctatttgtatatttatatacataaaacatGTTAACTACTTCGTCCGTTTCACAATACATGATGCTTTAGAAGATTTGTGTTGTTTCATAATAGacgatgttttgatattttaatgttatttttaattttattggaaACTTTGTAGTCAATTAGGTATTGTAATCATTTatgtaattggttgaatgatttttaaattatatttttaaaactattttttagaaaaaaataaatttattaatcttTGTACATAGAGTTAAAATATCATGTATtgtgaaacggatggagtattatTTAGAAGTGATTCAATTAGGGCCAAGCACTGGTATATTATATAGTGCTTACTCCTCTTGCTCAAAGGCATAGGTATAGACTTACTTATATAAGGTAGAGCTGAACTTGAAATGGGTCGGCATGACTATAGAAATGTCAACAAATATTAATAACCAAGCTTAGATACTCCACTCGATGTCACTCTGATCTTGAATCTCTCCttttataagttatatataaccCTTAATATTGTGTATTCACATTAACTTAATTGCATGTATAAATAAATGTCCGGGTGCATAGCATTATTCTATGTACATGTATGCGTACATGTATGCATGAGGCGCCGCATATATATGGTATAAGTTTCGAGGGTACTGTGTTAGGTCACAGGAATAAATGCTTCCTGTTTTAGCTAAAGACAGCCAAGAAAGTTAAAGggagaaaataattaaatgagCATCTTAGCTCCACGAGTAAAAGCCTTTATTAAGTACTAACAATATTGACTTGGAACATTTCTTAGAAGTCAGACAAATTAGCCACATGACAAAATTATACATTATTCACAATAACAAATAaacgaatatatatttttttggtaaaccaAACGAATATATTATATCACATAATGTCAAATAGAGAATGTGTGCTtgcatatttgattattttgaaaGAGACATATAAACATGTCTGCATTTGTTGGATATAATCTCCCAGGTACCATCAGCAAATCATCATaaccttgaaaaaaaaaagctaaggaGGTGCTAACTCATTGTGGAGATATGCGGGCGCAAGGGGCTGTAACTTGTAAGCATATATCTCTttatattatttcaattttGATCAAAGGCGTCTCACCACCGCTAAAATTGCAATGTCGTAAGGTCTATACATAGTACATATATATGAATGTATACAGTATAATTTTGATGTAACTCAACTTTAATATATCTACTGACTTATGTGCCAACGTAGAGCATGTATGTGCatttttaagaaaagaaaacatggAGGTTTTCGGATAATACTTTTGCTAATCTTTTCTGAGTTCTTACAATCATTTTAGACTTTTATCTTTGTACTTTAGGGTGATATTATTAGATTACTTTTACCACCTTTTCAGATTGCAAGTGCATCCATATCTATGTTAAAGAAAAAGGATTGCAACTCTAAATATATCTTGAATTATCCCAATTCAAATTGGAGTCAAATATGAGACACCACAATTCactacaattataaaaaaaaatatttcggcTATCCAAGATTTTTTTGTACAGAAACCTCTACAAATTAATATTTCAGCCGTAACACTACTTATGATTGGGTTGCGAAAAGATCATATCATCCACAAAATTAAGACGACAAAGAGAACCAAGGcaactaaataaaataagaagtcATAGGCACATTCAGGAGCAGACGTATGTTGTTCCTAACGGGGTCACGCGCCCcgactaaaatttattttcctttAGGTGATCTGTTCaacattttgattttatttatgtaatttgcTTTAACTTGAAATTTATAATAGTGCCTCCAATTAAATTAAAAGTATGTTTAGATCCGCCCCTGGTCACATTGGATATATCATGTTGATATCGTCAGCCcgaagtatatatattttgattaaattgTCTATTAATTAGTCAGAAAATGATAGACATTTACAAATGACAAAACAATATAGCTAGAGCtataattaaatcttaaaaGCCGTATGAAAAACAAATGTAATGTGACTCAAACAAACTGGGCGGCAAATTAATCAACTGGGAAACATTTCAAACCAACGTCTCATCAGCAAACCTTCTTATTTATGCCTTCCATGAT comes from the Brassica napus cultivar Da-Ae chromosome A7, Da-Ae, whole genome shotgun sequence genome and includes:
- the LOC106353833 gene encoding probable WRKY transcription factor 57 codes for the protein MNDPKDPDLSDDSAWRELTASDSDFFYRDTSTILSEFAWNLHASSSFTQTAGVPSSITTTTSKTDQPIPTSSGSSSAAASVTVTEVSTNINNPSTATSSSSEDPTENSTASAAKTPETPKKEKKKAQKRIRQQRFAFMTKSDVDNLEDGYRWRKYGQKAVKNSSFPRSYYRCTNSRCTVKKRVERSSEDPSIVITTYEGQHCHQTVGFPRGGIFPAHDPHNFTSHHHLPPPLLNPYYYQELLHQLHSENTSSLQLPQSTTEDGHVAVSSINQPEEGLLGDIVPQTMRNP